The Kryptolebias marmoratus isolate JLee-2015 linkage group LG18, ASM164957v2, whole genome shotgun sequence genome includes a region encoding these proteins:
- the LOC108233229 gene encoding PCNA-interacting partner encodes METIGDRLRLVVKTFRRECHRVLQSERTTVHGADGMLMMLQLAMAEVNKQHGGEFKVALSDVLMAWKHLLLGKLHLPPPSSARLENYDLILDAYESFLKRSNAVDLVDVLSMYKQLRVVDSDPEEPVSPIQLFEFLMGNAEVPDLLDSSVTSTPSSNSRSCSSQVKMAVRRVFCSYLSLLVNSKNDMALALTLDIPTRSLGRQAFTDIKHAAYDSKTSLFLAVTSFVRAIQLGGKGYAPAESDPLRKHVKGLSDYIQFLDNLEEILGEIPDPSVCGARLLTAIRAALVKGRSSGDAIYVAAEDATTELKERLFQLHQIHKRAASERGTGISPARPKAYAVNHATAYGGRDTVKVLTALLDEEALAPPCANKADLLSEDQPVLSGAEGTCILMLFRSPEVSTGCSPEPLRNRVQSRVNLLKPKSRDKVIRSQFACTYKEEELPLNRVLDFLSTDQDMHLAPKLQITLDGVDRIGPDMEETTTAKSTGERWKREPSEAQRETLKQRGGNAQHKGAGPRSKKKAGVRMQSESNKRKQLDSDQHSGSENEPPEKKQHTRVSVKVCGKNACKTSNKKTLIAGQAKLTSFFRV; translated from the exons ATGGAAACTATAGGGGACCGTCTCAGGTTGGTGGTGAAAACCTTCAGGAGGGAGTGCCACAGGGTTTTACAGTCAGAAAGGACCACCGTTCATGGAGCTGATGGCATGCTGATGATGCTGCAGCTGGCCATGGCAGAAGTTAACAAACAG CATGGCGGAGAGTTCAAAGTGGCTCTGAGTGATGTCCTGATGGCCTGGAAGCACTTACTGTTAGGCAAACTTCACCTGCCACCCCCCAGCTCTGCACGCTTGGAGAACTATGATCTCATCCTGGACGCGTATGAATCTTTCCTGAAGCGCTCCAACGCCGTGGACCTGGTTGACGTTCTCTCCATGTACAAACAGCTGAGAGTGGTGGACTCTGACCCAGAGGAGCCTGTGAGCCCG ATCCAGCTGTTTGAGTTTCTAATGGGTAACGCTGAGGTCCCAGATTTGCTGGACTCATCAGTCACTTCAACGCCATCTAGTAACAGCAGGTCCTGCAGCTCACAG GTGAAAATGGCGGTGAGACGAGTTTTCTGCTCCTACCTGAGTTTGCTGGTGAACTCCAAAAACGACATGGCCTTGGCGCTGACCCTCGACATCCCGACTCGCTCTCTTGGACGACAGGCATTTACGGACATCAAGCATGCCGCGTACGACAGCAAAACATCTCTCTTCTTG GCTGTGACATCTTTTGTAAGGGCCATCCAGCTGGGAGGGAAGGGCTATGCTCCGGCAGAGTCCGATCCACTCAGGAAACACGTCAAAGGCCTGTCCGATTACATCCAGTTTCTAGACAACCTGGAAGAAATACTGGGGGAGATTCCTGACCCAAG TGTTTGTGGAGCCAGGCTGCTGACTGCCATCAGGGCAGCGCTGGTGAAGGGGCGCAGCAGTGGAGATGCTATTTATGTGGCAGCCGAAGACGCTACAACCGAGCTGAAGGAGAGGCTCTTCCAGCTACATCAGATCCACAAACGAGCTGCTAGCGAGCGCGGAACGGGGATAAGTCCCGCCAGG CCAAAAGCGTATGCAGTCAACCACGCCACTGCGTACGGGGGTCGAGACACCGTGAAGGTGCTCACGGCGCTGCTGGACGAAGAGGCGCTGGCTCCTCCGTGTGCGAACAAGGCGGACCTGCTGTCTGAGGACCAGCCTGTCCTCAGTGGAGCTGAGGGAACCTGCATCCTCATGCTGTTCAG ATCCCCTGAAGTGTCTACTGGATgttctccagaacccctgaGGAACAGAGTCCAGAGTCGAGTCAACCTGCTCAAACCCAAG agcagAGACAAGGTCATACGATCCCAGTTCGCCTGCACGTACAAAGAGGAAGAGCTACCACTCAACCGGGTCCTGGACTTCCTGAGCACCGATCAGGACATGCACCTGGCACCCAAGCTACAAATCACTCTGGATGGGGTTGACAGGATCGGCCCTGATATGGAAGAAACGACTACAG CCAAGTCGACCGGCGAGCGCTGGAAAAGAGAGCCCAGCGAGGCGCAGCGGGAGACGCTCAAGCAGAGAGGTGGAAACGCTCAACACAAGGGCGCAGGTCCGAGGAGCAAAAAGAAAGCTGGCGTTCGGATGCAGAGCGAGAGCAACAAGAGGAAGCAGCTGGACTCGGATCAGCACAGCGGATCTGAAAATGAACCTCCGGAGAAGAAACAGCACACTCGTGTGTCAGTCAAAGTGTGCGGCAAAAACGCCTGCAAGACCTCAAATAAAAAGACGCTAATAGCTGGACAGGCGAAGCTAACCAGCTTCTTCAGGGTTTAG
- the pmch gene encoding pro-MCH translates to MMSAFSVLFAIVLFSELNGHTVTVAVLSTNAEDVVTDQDGLDSVLGDETMAEPVLVPTMYRRSVTLDNNMKEDRSPKVIIISDTRLRGHGVRGLNPAFPRSYPLISERSLSHAPEEFTLNTEKKDKDLDMLRCMIGRVYRPCWEA, encoded by the exons ATGATGTCCGCCTTCTCAGTCCTGTTCGCCATAGTGCTGTTCTCCGAGCTGAATGGCCACACGGTCACCGTGGCCGTGCTTTCAACCAACGCAGAAGATGTCGTAACAGACCAAGACGGTTTGGACTCCGTCCTCGGCGACGAGACCATGGCAGAGCCTGTTTTGGTTCCCACAATGTACAGACGGAGCGTGACGCTGGACAACAACATGAAGGAAGACAGGTCTCCAAAAGTCATCATCATTTCA GACACGAGGCTGAGAGGACACGGTGTTCGTGGGCTGAACCCAGCCTTCCCCCGGAGCTATCCTCTGATCTCAGAACGAAGCCTGAGCCACGCTCCTGAGGAGTTCACTTTgaatacagagaaaaaagataaagacCTCGACA TGCTGCGATGTATGATCGGAAGAGTATACCGACCATGTTGGGAAGCTTAA